One Aegilops tauschii subsp. strangulata cultivar AL8/78 chromosome 7, Aet v6.0, whole genome shotgun sequence genomic window carries:
- the LOC109779423 gene encoding aquaporin NIP1-4-like — protein MARRDDDSAYTNGSVSVNDFSVEDGRKEKEVSADYHLDQDMVCGFPVSVSFLQMLLAELFSTFFLLFAGMGAIVVNGEKQGAVTFPGITVVWGMAVMVMVYTVGHISGAHMNPAVTVGFAIACRFPWRRVPAYMAVQMVAAMIASFLLRLMFHGKHEFAPVTQPTGSNLQSLVMEFITTFYLVFVIMAVATDDRASGQMAGLAVGATIMLNALFSGPVTGASMNPARSIGPALVAGKFKSLWVYILGPFAGGAAGAWAYGLVRHTGKPLREITKSTSSRSSSSVRDASASANASPAPRRDIHGPPLAACESSEVPVPSSASVSW, from the exons ATGGCCAGGCGGGACGACGACTCTGCTTACACGAATGGATCGGTGTCGGTGAACGATTTCTCCGTGGAGGAcgggaggaaggagaaggaggtGTCTGCTGATTACCACCTGGACCAGGACATGGTCTGTGGCTTCCCCGTGTCTGTTTCTTTTCTTCAGATG ctccTCGCCGAGCTGTTCTCCACATTCTTCTTGCTGTTCGCCGGCATGGGCGCCATCGTCGTGAACGGGGAGAAGCAGGGCGCGGTCACGTTCCCGGGCATCACCGTGGTGTGGGGGATGGCCGTCATGGTCATGGTCTACACCGTCGGCCACATCTCCGGTGCGCACATGAACCCCGCCGTCACCGTCGGCTTCGCCATCGCCTGCCGGTTCCCCTGGAGGCGG GTGCCGGCGTACATGGCGGTGCAGATGGTGGCCGCGATGATCGCGAGCTTTCTGCTGCGGCTGATGTTCCACGGGAAGCACGAGTTCGCGCCGGTGACGCAGCCCACGGGCTCCAACCTCCAGTCGCTGGTGATGGAGTTCATCACCACTTTCTACCTCGTCTTCGTCATCATGGCCGTGGCTACAGACGACCGAGCG TCGGGGCAGATGGCTGGGCTGGCTGTGGGCGCGACCATCATGCTTAACGCGCTATTCTCTGG GCCGGTGACGGGAGCATCGATGAATCCGGCGAGGAGCATCGGGCCAGCGCTGGTGGCGGGCAAGTTCAAGTCACTCTGGGTGTACATCCTCGGGCCGTTCGCCGGCGGGGCGGCCGGAGCTTGGGCTTACGGCCTCGTCCGCCACACCGGCAAGCCACTGCGCGAGATCACCAAGAGC acgtcgagtcgctcgtcctcaagtgtgagggatgctagcgcttcagcaaac GCATCTCCAGCGCCGCGTCGCGACATCCACGGCCCTCCCCTCGCGGCCTGCGAGTCCAGCGAGGTGCCGGTGCCCTCCTCAGCATCCGTGTCGTGGTAG